The DNA sequence CGGCAACCCAAAAGCATCCCATCCCATGGGATGCAGCACATTACACCCACACATCCTCTTATAACGGGTTATGATATCGGTAGCGGTGTAGCCCTCGCAATGGCCCACATGAAGACCTGAACCAGAGGGGTAGGGAAACATATCAAGAGCATAATATTTAGGCTTTTCGGGATCGTAAACAGTTTTATGCAATTTTGCATCACGCCATCGTTTTTGCCATTTAGGTTCTACTTCAGAAGCATTATAAGCACTCACGGGTAATTCCTCCTGAGACTTTTATTTCAGTCAATCGAGATTATCTTTAAAATACTTTATCGTTTTCCGGAGCCCCTGCTCCAGCTTAATTTCAGGTTGCCAGTCCAGCTTTTCTTTTGCAAGAGTGATATCGGGACGCCGTTGGCGTGGATCATCGGAAGGGAGTGGTTTATAGATAACCATTGAAGAACTTCCAACCAATTCAATCACCTTTTCGGCAAGCTCTTTAATAGTAAACTCACCCGGATTCCCTACATTTACCGGCCCGTTGAAGCCATCTTTGTTCATAAGTCGAATCATCCCTTCAATAAGGTCATCGACATAGCAAAAGGAGCGTGTTTGTGAACCATCGCCATAAACGGTTATATCGTTGTTTTTAAGTGCCTGAACGATGAAATTAGATACTACCCTACCATCATCAGGATGCATTCTGGGCCCATAGGTATTGAAAATACGCATTATTCTTATATCAACATCATTCATTCTATGATAGTCAAAAAAGAGGGTTTCAGCAACTCTTTTTCCCTCATCATAACATGACCGAAACCCTATAGGGTTCACATTACCCCAGTAGGTTTCCTGTTGAGGATGTTGTGTGGGGTCACCGTAGATCTCGCTGGTTGATGCCTGTAACACTCTTGCTTTTACCCTTTTGGCAAGTCCAAGGACATTTATTGCACCCATTACAGATGTTTTGATTGTTTTTACGGCATTGTGCTGATAATGCACAGGTGAGGCGGGGCAAGCCAAATTGTACACCTGATCTACTTCGACGAAAATGGGAAACGTTATATCGTGTCGCATCAATTCAAAGTTATGGAAATCCATAAGGTGTTCGACATTTTTCTTTCTGCCGGTGAAATAATTATCAAGACAGATCACATCATGCCCACCTCTTACCAGTCTTTCACAAAGGTGGGAACCAAGAAATCCTGCTCCTCCGGTTACCAGAATTCTTTTCGATTTCATTTTGATCCTCGTTTTAAACTGCGTTTATTTCAACATCCTCCATTAATTGCCATACTTCATCTCTTGTGACAACTCCCGGCCCCTGGTGCATAGCTTTGGATGCTCCGCAGGCCACAGCCATACGGCAGGTATCAGCAAAAGAGAACTTCCGTTTTTGCGCAACAAGCATCCCCGCCACCATAGCATCACCACAGCCCACAGTATCAACCGCTTTAACCTTTGGTGGTGAACAAAGCAGGCAATCATTTTCATGAAGCGCAATCATACCATCAGAACCTAAGGAAATAAACACATACGATATTCCCATATCGATAAACCGTTTTCCTTTGAGCGCAATATGGTGCACCCCTTTTATCGGCTCTTCAAAATACTCTTCTAATTCTGAGATATTTGGTTTGATAATAAATGGTTTGGACCTCAGTCCAAATTTAAGTGCATTACTACGTGTGTCCAGTAGAGACTGAACCCCTCTTTGATTACAGACATCTATAACCCTCTTATACACATCGCATTCAAAGCCAGAAGGTATACTTCCCGAAAAAGACCACCAGTCACCCTGTTTAATTTGCCCTGTTATAAAAGAGAGAAACTCTTCCTGTATTCTTACTGGTATTTTTTGTGCAGCGCTGTTGAGATGGGTTACACATGAGTTTTTCTCTTCAAGAATCGTCACATTTACTCTGGCGTTTCCCGGGATTTCAAAAAAAAGCGGCTCTACTTCTAAGCCACAAAGGAATGATGAAAATTTTCTGCTGTCATTTTCTGGAATAAGAGCAGCTACACTCACCGCTTCTCCCAGTGTTTTTACCACTCTTGCTACATTGATCCCTTTTCCTGATGGAAAAGAGTTGGAGTGCAAATCAAGCAACGTATTGCCGGGCTCAAACTTTTCTACATTAAAGCACACATCAAGCGCGGGATTAAACAATGCACATACTATCAAATAGCACCTTCCAGGCTAAGCAGTGTATACAAGATCCTCATTGCTCTAATCATTATTGCAGTTAGAATAGCTGCGGCAATGAACTGTGCGATTCTAATTAAACGAAGCAGGAATTTAGTACGCTTCATACATCATTTTCGAGTACAACCAGATAACAGACATAGAGTCGTTACACAATCGCAGTTTAAACTAGATTACAACAGGTGGCAGGTAAGTGGAAGTTACATTTTAGTTATAAATAGGGCTATTCCACACTGCACTTACTCCAGTTCTGAACTAGTAGTATTCAGAACAAAGATGAAAATACAATGGGAAAGGAGCTTTTGCACCTAAAAAACGCAGAAACAGCCATTTAAATTCCCGTCCCGGCAGACGGGAGTAGAAAAAGAGTTTAGCTTTAGTCTTTAAGATCTACAGGCACAACTCCCTGAGTATTTAAATCGCCCCTGGTTCTTGAAAAATTCACATTTGTGTCTTTGTTAAGAGAGTCAAAAAGAGCACCACTGTCATTTTCGGAGAAAACCACAGAAGTGGCACTCTCAGCTGACTGAGTAACCGCATTAGAGTCCTTTGTTTCTTCATCCCCAACCAGTTGCGCTCTCATGGCTTGCGCCTGATCGTGATTGAGCTTGATATACCCTACCGTTGCAAACCCTATCATGAGCAGCAGCATCGAAACCGCAGCCTTTTTCATAAATACAGGGAAGAATCCTACATTGGTGTATTGTTTTTTAGCACTGCTACAAACTCTTAAGATTTCCTCTGAGACCGCTTGCGATGGAGACTCACCAAGGGTATCGAGGGTGTAGAACATTTTTTGTTCTTTTCTGTAGGTAGCCAACTCATCTCTACACTCCTGACACCCCTCTAAATGAGCTTCATACTCTTTGGTTTCTTGCTCGTTCAGTTCACCTGAACTGTACAACAAACCAGAACATTCCCATTTACTGCACACCATCAATCCCCCTTTTTTTCAACTCTTTTCTGATATTTTTCAGTGCCAGACGCATTCGTCCCAGCGCTGTAT is a window from the Chitinispirillales bacterium ANBcel5 genome containing:
- a CDS encoding hexose kinase; the protein is MIVCALFNPALDVCFNVEKFEPGNTLLDLHSNSFPSGKGINVARVVKTLGEAVSVAALIPENDSRKFSSFLCGLEVEPLFFEIPGNARVNVTILEEKNSCVTHLNSAAQKIPVRIQEEFLSFITGQIKQGDWWSFSGSIPSGFECDVYKRVIDVCNQRGVQSLLDTRSNALKFGLRSKPFIIKPNISELEEYFEEPIKGVHHIALKGKRFIDMGISYVFISLGSDGMIALHENDCLLCSPPKVKAVDTVGCGDAMVAGMLVAQKRKFSFADTCRMAVACGASKAMHQGPGVVTRDEVWQLMEDVEINAV
- a CDS encoding SDR family oxidoreductase, translating into MKSKRILVTGGAGFLGSHLCERLVRGGHDVICLDNYFTGRKKNVEHLMDFHNFELMRHDITFPIFVEVDQVYNLACPASPVHYQHNAVKTIKTSVMGAINVLGLAKRVKARVLQASTSEIYGDPTQHPQQETYWGNVNPIGFRSCYDEGKRVAETLFFDYHRMNDVDIRIMRIFNTYGPRMHPDDGRVVSNFIVQALKNNDITVYGDGSQTRSFCYVDDLIEGMIRLMNKDGFNGPVNVGNPGEFTIKELAEKVIELVGSSSMVIYKPLPSDDPRQRRPDITLAKEKLDWQPEIKLEQGLRKTIKYFKDNLD